The Raphanus sativus cultivar WK10039 unplaced genomic scaffold, ASM80110v3 Scaffold0871, whole genome shotgun sequence genome has a window encoding:
- the LOC130503229 gene encoding uncharacterized protein LOC130503229, with protein sequence MAPRKKPPPTYDEMFGDGAGTSSSSGGRASSDAVPGSQTSQRVWSSPPAPHMAPPPPPAAQMAPPPPPAAPQEPIPGAEVHPDLRVPPHAPYARYTVEDLLSAPGQEGMDVLDPDRPPAKVELVLRNHRNSEEGIRGKGEDSPYQHGLGLEG encoded by the exons ATGGCTCCTAGGAAAAAACCACCACCGACTTATGATGAGATGTTTGGCGACGGTGCCGGgacgtcttcttcttccggcGGCCGAGCATCTTCTGATGCCGTTCCGGGCTCTCAGACATCTCAGAGAGTTTGGAGTTCTCCTCCCGCACCTCACATGGCTCCACCTCCGCCACCAGCAGCTCAGAtggctccacctcctccaccagcAGCTCCGCAGGAGCCCATTCCAGGGGCAGAAGTTCATCCAGACTTGCGGGTGCCTCCTCATGCACCATACGCAAGATATACGGTGGAGGATTTGCTTTCCGCGCCTGGACAAGAGGGTATGGACGTTTTGGACCCCGATAGACCGCCGG caaAGGTGGAATTGGTCCTTAGGAATCACCGAAATAGTGAAGAAGGAATTCGAGGCAAAGGCGAGGACTCGCCTTACCAACACGGTCTCGGATTGGAAGGATAA